TGGAGCTGCCGTCCAAAATGCGCTGGCTCATGGTGTAGGCGTGGGTGGTGGTCAGCAGGCCGTGCTCGATGCCGAAGCTGTCGTTCAAGACCTTGACCACCGGGGCCAGGCAGTTGGTGGTGCAGGAGGCGTTGGAGACGATCTGGTGCTTGGCCGGGTCGTACTGGTGGTCGTTGACCCCCATGACCACGGTCAGGTCCGGGTCCTTGCCCGGCGCGCCCATGACCACCCGCTCGGCCCCGGCCTCCAAATGGCCGCCGCACTCTTCCTTGGTTTTGAACTTGCCGGTGGTCTCCAGCACCAGGTCCGCCTCCTTGGGGCCCCAGTAGCACTGGTGGGGAACGTCCCGGCGGGTAATGGCCACCCGGTTGCCGTTGATGATCAGGTCGTCGCCCTCGTAGCTCACCTCGGCGTCATAGGTGCGGTGCACGGAGTCGTATTTGAGCAGGTGGGCCAGCTGAGCCGTATCGGCCCGGGCGTTAATGGCCACCAGCTTCAGTTCGGGATGACCCTTGCCCAGGATGCGGGTGGCCAGCCTTCCGATGCGTCCAAAGCCGTTAATGCCGACAGTCACTGCCATGGCGGGTAAACCTCCTTGGAGAGGTGATGCAAATTAGATTGCGGGAACGTTGTACAGGGACAAGGGCGCCCACCCGGCGCACCTTGGCGGCCGGGCCGAGGACAATCCCTGTAATCTCTTTAATCCCCTAGGGTTAACCCTGGGAAAACAATAAGTATTACCAACCCCGGCACCCAAAATGAGGGTTGACTTTAAGGTAAACTTAAGGGGGGGTGGGGGTCAAGAAATTTCCCCAACATTGTTAGCCGGCTACAAGTCTCGCCCCATGAGGATGGCGTCCTCGTTCTCGGGCTGGTAGTAGCGGGGCCGCACCCCCAGGCGGGCGTAGCCCAGGGACTGGTATAGGGCCAGGGCCGCCGCGTTGCCCGCGCGAACCTCCAGGCCGCTCCACACCGCGCCCAGGCCCTTGGCCTCGGCCAGGGCAGTGAGCAGCAACCAGCGGCCCACGCCCCGGCGCTTGTACTCCGGGTCCACCGCGATGTTCTGCACCTGGGCCTCGCCGGCCACCAGCCATAGGATGATGTAGCCCACCACCCGCTCCGTGCCCGCCTCCAGGGCCACCCGGTCCATAGCCCAGGGCAGGCTCAGCTCGTGGGCGAACATGCCCCGCGACCAGGGGTTGGCAAAGCATTGCCCCTCAATGGCCACCACCTGCTCCAGGTGGGCCTGGCGCAGGGTTTGGTAGGTGATATCCAGGCCGGGAGGAAGGACGGGCTCAGGCAGAGAGCAGCTCGCCGGCGGCGGAGATGGCGTCACGGCCAGCCTCGCAGACCTTGCGGGCCAGCTCTTGCAAGCCGACGCCGTCGCGGCCGGTGGCCGCTTTGATCATCATGGGCAGGTTCACCCCGGTCACCACCTCCACCCGGTTCTCTTCCAGGAAGGTGAGGGAGATGTTGTTGGGCGAGCCGCCGAACATGTCGGTAAGCACCAGGACCCCGTCGCCCACGTCCACCTTGTCGATGGCCGACTCCAGGCGGCCGTGCAGCTTCTCGGCCTCCAGGGAGGAGTCCACGGTGACCGTGGCCGCCTGCTCCACCTTGCCCAGAATGAACTCGGCGGCATTGAGCAGTTCGCGGCCCAGACGGGCGTGGGTTATGATCACCAATCCGATCAAGTTTCAATCCAATGCTACGTCGCGGTGCCGGATGGTCAGGCGGGTGCCCGGGATATTCAGCTCCCGGGCCAGCCATTCCACCACGGCCACCGAACGGTGGTGGCCCCCGGTGCATCCAAGGGCCACGGTGAGCTGGGTCTTGCCTTCCCGCTGGTAGCGGGGCAGAAGAAAATCCAACAAGCTTTTGAATCTCGTAAGGAAATCCTCGGCGATCCCGTCTCGAAAAACGTAATCTACCACCCGGGCGTCGCGCCCGTCAAGCTGGCGCAGCTCGTCCACGAAGTGGGGGTTGGGCAGAAAGCGCACGTCCATGACCACGTCCGCTTCCTGGGGCAGGCCGTGCTTGAAGCCGAAGGACAACAGGTTCACCTGCATCTCGGCCGGGCCGCCCTCCTGGCTGTAGGTGCACACGATCTCCATGCGCAGGTCGTGCACCGTGAAGCGGCTGGTGTCGATGATCTGGTGGGCCATGGCCCGGATGGGGGCCATGAGCTTCCGCTCGCGCTCCAGGCCCACCCGCACCGACTCCCCGGGCTCGGACAGGGGGGGCTTGCGCCGCGTCTCGGAGAAGCGGCGGATGAGCACCTCGTCGTTGGCCTCCAGGAACAACAGCTCCAGGCGGTGGCCGGCGTTGGCCAGGCGCAGATAGGTGTTGGGAAAGCGCTCCACAAAGCCGCGGCCGCGCACGTCCATGCCCAGGGCGGCTTGGAAGGGTGTGTTCAGGGAGCTGAGGGGAAGCTTTACAAAAGCGGGCAGAAGCTCCACCGGCAGGTTGTCCACCGCGTAGTAGCCCAGGTCTTCCAGGGCCTTCAAGGCGGTGGACTTGCCCGATCCCGACAGGCCGGTGATGACCACGAAGCGGGAGGGGCTGGAGTCTGGCTTGGGGCTCATGCCGGCTACGCCGTCTCTGAGGCAGGCTTAGAACTCTTCGTCTTGCGCCTCTATGATCTCGTAAATCTCGCGGGCGTCGCCGGCTTCCAGAAGCTCCTGGCGCACCGCGTTGCTTTTGAGCAGGCGGCTTATGCGGGCCAGGGCCTTGAGATGGGTGCCGGCGCTGTTGTCCGGGGCCACCACCAGGAAGAAAAGGTGGGCGGGCTTGCCGTCCAGGGAATCGAAATCCACCCCCGCCCGTGAGCGCCCGAAGGTGAGCATCAGTTCGTTCAGGCCCACCATCTTGCCGTGGGGGATGGCTATGCCGTCGCCGATGCCGGTGGAGCCCAGCTTTTCGCGCTCCACCAACACCTCCATGAGCGCGCCGAGCTCGATCTCCGGGTGCTGGGCCAACAGGGGGCGGCAGAGCTCTTCCATGACCGCGCGTTTGCCGCGGCCGGCCAGGTCGGCCACCACCTGATCAGGGCTGAGTATGTCGGTGAGCTTCATGGACCGTTCCTAGGCTACTGCGGCTCGATCAGGCCGAAGTTGCCGTCGGCACGGCGGTAGATGACGTTGAGCGACTCGGTGCGCTCGTTGATGAAGACCAGGAAGTCGTCTTCGGACAGGTCCAGCTGCATTGCCGCCTCGTCGGCGTTCATGGGCTTGGCCACCAGGCTCTGGCTCATGATCACCCGGGGGGTCTCCTCGGGCAGGCTCTCGGCCTCCAAGACCTCCACGGTGTAGGGGACCTCGGCGGCTTCGGAGCGGGCGCGGCGGCCCACATTCTTGAGCTTGTCGCGGTAGCGGCGCACCTGCTTTTCCAGCTTGTCGCAGGCCAGGTCGATGGACGAGAACAGATCGCCGGTGGTTTCCCGGCTGTGGATCTTCAGGCCCGAGGCGATGAGGTTAACGTCAGCCTCGTGACGGTGCTTTTCCACGCTCAGGGTTACGCTGGCCTCCAGGGGGCCATCCAGGTACTTTTGTAGCTTGCCGACCTTATCCCTGGCGTATTCCTTGACAGCCTCGGAACTTTCCACGTGGCGGAAGGTCACCTGGATTTGCATGCTGCTGTTCTCCTTGGCAATAAAATGGGCACCCGGAAGAATAATGAATATGTGGCTTACCCCCCAGCCGGTTGGTTGTCAACGCCCTTTTTTGCTCAGGGCGCTGAGGGGTTGCCGCCGGCGGGAGGAGGGCAGAATGCCCAACATCTCTCTATATTTCGCCACTGTCCGGCGGGCAATGTCTATATCTTCTTTTTTAAGCATATCAGCAATGGTCTGATCCGACAGTGGCTTGGCCGGATTCTCCTCGGAAATAATCTTGCGGATGCGCTCCTTGACCGCCTCCGAGGCCATGGCCTGGCCCTGGAAGCGGTTGATGCCGCTGTTGAAGAAGTACTTGAGCTCGAACACGCCCTGGGGGGTGTGCACGTACTTGTTGGTGGTCACCCGGCTGATGGTGGACTCGTGCATGCCCACGTCCTCGGCCACGTCTCTGAGCACCAGGGGCTTCAGATAGGCGATGCCCTTGTCGAAGAACTCTCGCTGGAACTTGACGATGGACTCGGTGACCTTGTAGATGGTGCGCTGCCGCTGGTGGATGGAGCGGATGAGCCACAGGGCGCTACGGAGCTTGCCCTGCACGTACTCCTTGGCCTCGGCGTCGCCGCCCGCGGCCAGGGCCGCGCGGTAGAAGTTGTTCACCCTCAGCTTGGGCAGGCCGTCCTCGTTGAGCACGATCACGTACTCCCCGTCCACCTTGTAGATGTAGATGTCCGGGGTAATGTAGTAGGGCTCTTCGTTGCTCAGCGCCTGGCCCGGCTTGGGCTCCAGGGTCTGGATGGCCTCCAGGGCAGCGGCCACCCGCTCCAGGGGCACCTTGAGCTTCTTGGCAATGACTTGGTAGCGTCGCCGCTCCAGGTCGCCCAGGTGCTGGTCGATGATGGTCAGGGCCACCTCGTCCTCGGGGTATAGCTCCCGGGCTTGGATGAGCAAGCATTCGCGCAGGTCGCGGGCGGCCACGCCCAGGGGATCGAAGGTGTGAATGACCTGGAGCACCTCTTCGGTCTGCTCCCGGTCGGCCCCGGCCATTTCGGCCACCTCTTCCACCCCCAAGGGCAAATAGCCGTCGGGGTTTAGCGATTCGATGATCATCTCGCCCAGGGCCATCTGCTCTTGGCTCAGGCCGGTGACCGCCAGCTGCTCCAAGAGGTGGTCGCGCAGGGAAGGGGGCCGCGAGATCATGTTCTCGTAGGCCGGGGCGTCCTTTTCCTCGCGCACGATGCTCTCGTAGCCCGAGCCGCCCGAGGAATACTCGCCCAGGTAGTTCTCCCAGTCGAAGTCCTCGTTGACGTTGCCGTCCACCTCCACCTCGGGCTCGGCCGCGGTCTCCGCCGCCGCCTCGGCCGCGATCTCGTCGCCCCCGTGGGCCTCCTCGATGTCGTCCGCGCGCAGGGCCGGGTCGCTTTCAGGCTCGGCCCCCGCGTCCATGGCGATGTCCTGGCTCTCCTGGGTGGTCTCCTCGCTTATCTCGAGGATGGGGTTCTCCAGCAGCTCCTGGTTGATGGTGTCGGCAAGCTCCAGCCGGTTGAGCTGCAACAGCTTGATAGCCTGCTGCAGCTGGGGGGTCATCACCAGCTGCTGGCTTAGCCGAAGGGTTTGTTTGATTTCCAGGGCCATGGTTTGGCTACAGCCGGAACTGCTCTCCCAGGTAGATGCGGCGGGCCACCTCGCTGCAGGCGATGGCGTCCGGTGTGCCTTCTTCCAGCAGGGTGCCTTCGTTGAGGATGTAGGCCCGGTCACAGACGCCCAGGGTCTCGCGGACATTGTGGTCGCTGATCAGGATGCCGATGCCCCGTTCCTTGAGCTGACGGATGATGTTTTGCAGGTCGGCCACCGCCAAGGGGTCGATGCCCGCGAAGGGCTCGTCCAGAAGAATGAAGTTGGGCTCGGTGACCAGTAGACGGGTGATCTCCACCCGGCGGCGCTCCCCGCCCGAGAGGCTGTAGGCCCGGTTGCGCCGGAGATGGCTAACGCCCAGCTCTCCCAGCAGGCGCTCCAGGCGGGCCTCCTCCTCGGCCTCGGAAAGCTCCAGGGTCTCCAGGATGCCCCGCACGTTTTCTTCCACAGTGAGCTTGCGGAAGATGCTGGGCTCCTGGGGAAGGTAGCTGATGCCCAGGCGGGCACGCTGGTACATGGGCAGGTCGGTGATGTCCTCCTGGTCCAGGTACACCCGCCCCTCGTCAGGGCGGATCAGGCCGCTGGTCATATAAAAAGAAGTGGTCTTGCCCGCCCCGTTGGGGCCCAACAGACCCACGATCTCCTGGTCGCGCACCTCCAGTGATACGCCGTCCACCACGCGGCGGCCGCCGTACACCTTGACCAAGTTTTCCAGACTGAGGCGGGGCATTTAGGCTACTTCTTGTCCTTCAAGCTATTGGGGGTGATGGTCACCGACACGCGCTTGCCCGGCTTGCCGTGCACCACCGCGCGGTCCTGGTCCAGGAACACGGTGATTTTTTCGCCGGAGAGCTGGTTCTTGCCGCGCCACACCGTGGCCTTGCCCTCCAGGAGCATCTTGCGGCCGCCGGCCCAGTAGGTGGCCTTGCGCCCCACGGCGATGCGGTCCTTTTGCACCACCTTCACGTGGCCCGAGGCCACCACCTTGCGCACCTTGCCCCCGCCGTCCATCAGGCCCTCGGCCTTCTTGGAGGCCTTGGACTCCTTGGCGTTCTGGTCGTAGAACACCGAGAGCTTGTCGCAGGTGATCTTCACGTCGCCCTGCACCGCCTTGACCTTGCCGATGAAGTCGGCCACCTGGGTCTTGTTGTTCACTTCCAGGCTGTCGGCCACCACATGGATGGGCTGGTCGCTGGAGGCCATGGGCAATTCGGCGGCGCCGGCAAAGGCGGCCAGGCCCAGCACGAGGGCCGCGGTGACGGCTGCGAACAGGAACCGGGTCATAGTCATCTCCCCTCGGAGCAATAAAATGGGCTCTAGTCCACCGTGGCCCCGGGCGGGGGGCCCGAGCCCTGAGGCCGGAAGGTGGAACGAACGTTGCGTTTCAGTTTCACCAGGCTTTTTTCCACCAGCACCCGCATACCCAGGCCCACTACCTTGTACTGGGCCCCTTCAACCGTGACTTCGGCATCGGTCTCGGCCACCTTGTCCTTGTCGCGATAGGTGATCACCGAGGTGGTGAGCCGGTCGCCTTGGCTGGTGTGGCCGTCCACGTGGCCCTTCAGGGTGACGGTCTGGGTCTTCTGGTTATAGACGCCCTCGTCGCCCTTGAGATATATGGGGCCGCCCTTGTCGCGGTAGAACTCGATGGCCACCTGGTCCAAAAATACCTTGCCGGTGTTCTCCTCGTAGCGGGCCCGGTCGGCCTTGAGGCTCCACTTGCGCACCCCGTTCTCCACGTGGGTGTAGTTGAGCCCTCGCAGGCGGGGGCGGCCGTCGCTGTCGGTGGGCGCCTTGTCGCCGGCCTTGAGGGCCGGCAGCTTGGCCGGTTGGTGCAGCATGGCCGCGGCCATGGCTCCGGCCACGATGGCCGCCAGCACGGCCAGGATTATCCACCGCAGACGCTTCAAGCTATATCCTCGCTGTCCGGCCGGCCGGGCGGTTTCCCGGCACGGGCCCTTGGCCTATGCCCCCGGCACGGCTTGCCGTTCCCAGCCGGGAGTCCGCGCCCCAAGTATATATAGGCGGCATGGGAGGGTAAAGGCAAAATTCTTGCATACAGGGATAAAACCTGGGCCAAATGCTCAGGAATCGGAATTATCATCACTTGAGTTCACATTTCCATTACAGTTTGTTTACAATAAGTGCAGCAAGACCGTCCCTCTGGTCATAAATAGCCGCCAGCCCCACTCCATCCCCCACCAGGATTCGGAGGATTTTTTTGTCCCAGGATCGGCCATGTCCCAAATGCGGCAGCAAAGAGGTCCGGCGCGTACACCGCAAGAATAACCAGGAGCGCTTCATCAGCCTCTTCGGGATATATCCTTACACCTGCCGGGGTTGCCGCCACCACTTCTACCGTCACCGCCGTGGTTCAGCCTTCCTGCTCCTGGTCGCGGCGGTGTGGCTGGTGTCGGCCGTGCTGGTGGGCGGGGCGCTGTGGTCGCTCTTGGGCCCAGATACGCCGGCCAAGGCCGTCACCCTGGAGCGGGCGGCCCCTCGGGCTCCGGCCGAACCCTCGAGCACGCAGGTGCGGGCCAGTCTGCAAGAGCTGCGCCTGGCCGTGGCCGCCCTCAGCCAGGAGAAAGCCGCCCTGCAACAGTCCCTGGCCCAGGTGAGCCGCCAGTTGGCCGCCCCGGCCCCGGCCGTCCCGGAGCCGCGCCTGGCCCAATTGGAGGCCGCCAACCTCCGGCTGCGCCGAGACCTGGAAACCCAGCGCCGCCAGCTGGCCGAGCTGAGGGCCCAAAAGGCGGACATGCAGAAGCTCGCGGCCGCCAAGGCCCCACAGCCCCTTCCCCAGGCTGCCGCCGCCCCGGCCCCAACCCCGGGCCTGCTGGCCACGGTCAGCTTCGGGCCGGGACGCACCCAGCTGAGCGGCCAGGCTCTCGCCGCCTTGCAAAAGGCCGCCGGCACGGCCAAGGGCTCCCCGTCCGCCGAGATATGGGTGGAGGGACGGGCCGACGCCACCCCTCTGGGGGCGGCCACGGCCAAGCTCTACTATGACAATGCGGGGGTGGCCCTGGCCCGGGCGCTCAGCGTGTTCCGGGCCCTGCGCGATCTGGGCGTGGACCCGGAGAGGATGCAGGTGCGCGCCTCCGGCGCTCCGGCCAAAGAGCCGGACGCCGGACGCACCGTCACGGTCTGGATGGTGAAAAGTCCGGGCTAGTCCAGCAGCCCAAGCCTCTTCTTGATGCACATGGCGTGAATGGGCAGGCCCTCGGCCTCGGCCAGGGTTATCACCGTCTCGCCCAAGGCGCTCAAGCCTTCCTTGGTCAAGTACTGGTAGGTGGGCTTCTTGATGAAGTCGTCCACCGACAACCCGCTGAAGCTCAGGGCCGCCTGGCCGGTGGGCAGCACGTGGTTGGTGCCACTGGCGTAGTCGCCCACCGGAACCGGGGCCCAGGGGCCCATGAAGATGCTGCCCGCATGGCGGATCTTCTGCAGGGTCAGGAAGGGATCGGCGGTGATCACCTCCAGGTGCTCGGCTGCGTACTGGTTGGTGAACTCCAGGGCGGCTTCCATGTCCTCGGCCACCAACACCGCGCAGTAGCGCAGGGCCTGGTCCATGATCTCCTGGCGGGGCATGCTGGGGTAGAGCCGGGCCATCTCGTCGCACACCGCCTGGGCCAGCTCCGCGTCGTCGGTGACCATCACCGCGGCCGCGTCCGGGTCGTGCTCCACCTGAGACAGGAAGTCCAGGGCCAAAAAGTCGGCCCGCGCGGTCTTGTCGGCCAGGATCAGGGCCTCGGAAGGACCGGCCGGGGAATCGATGTCCACCTGGCCGTAGACCAGCATCTTGGCGGCGGTCACGTACTTGTTGCCCGGCCCCACGATCTTGGCCACCTTGGGAATGGTCTGGGTGCCGTAGGCCAGGGCGCCCACCGCCCAAGGACCGCCCAGCTTGTAGACCTCGGCCACCCCGGCGATGTCGCAGGCCACCAGGGTGTAGGGGTTGGCGGTCAGGCCTTCGTCGGGCGGGGTGCACACGGCCACCCGCTTAACCCCGGCCACCACGGCGGGCAAGATGGTCATCAGCACGCTGGAAGGGTAGGCCGCCCGCCGGCCGGGCACGTAGCACCCCGCCGAGTCCAGGGGGGTGTTCTTGCGCCCGGCAATGATGCCCGGGGTCACTTCCATCTGCCACTGGGGGCGATCCAGCTGGGCGGTGTGGAACTTCTGGATGTTGGCCGCGGCGATCTTCAGATGCTCCACCACCTTGGGGTCCACCACCTTGTAAGCCGCCTCGGTCTCCTCGGGGGTGATCAGGAAGTCACCCGCCTCCAGGTCGTCCTTGAGCTTCAGGTAGTGCTCCACATTCACCGCGTCGCCGCGAGTGCGGATATCGTCCAGGATCTCCTTGGTGGAGCCGTATATGTCCGAAACGTCCTGCATGGAACGAACCAGGATGTTCTTCAGGCGCTCGGGACTGAGGTCTGCCAGTTTTTCGGGCTTTAACTGCATGGCCTTAAACTCTCTTGTAATTGCAAGTCTTCGGGGAAATGAGAAAATACCAGCAAGGCCCTGCTTTGGCAAGGCCCGGGCGGGCTAGGCGGCGGCCAGGTGGTCCTTGATGGCGTGGGCGGTGGAAACGTAGCCCAGCTCGTCCCAGGGCAGCTCCCCGGGCGCAAACACCTTGATCTCTAGCGCCTCGCGTCCGGCCACCACCTCGCCTCCCACTGGCCGGGCGGCGTATACCACCAGCACCCAGGGGTTGCCCTCGTAGGAATAGACCCCCACCAGGCGGGTCAGCTCCACCTCCAGGCCGGTCTCCTCGGCCACCTCGCGCACCCCGGCAGCGGTGACCACCTCTCCCCGGTCCACGTGGCCGCCGGGGAGGATCCATTTGCCGTGGGCCTGGTCGCGCTGGGCCCGGCGCAAGAGCAAGATGCCCTCGCCGTTTTCCACGATCACCGCCACGGCCACCTTGGGGTCCTCGTAAACCGGCGCGTCGCAGCCGGTGCAGTAGAAGGGCGCGCCGCCAGGGTTAAGGCCGCCGGCCACGGCCAGCTTGCCGCCGCAGAGCGCGCAGAATCGGGGGGTGAAGACCGGGGTCAAGGCTAATCGCACCCCGCCACGGGCTCCTGCCGCTTAATCAGGGTCACCTCGTTGCCCGACTCGTTGTAGATCACCTGATCCATGATGGACTTGATCAAAAACACCCCGCGCCCCCGTTCGGAGAGCAGGCGCTCGTTGGCCGTGGGGTTGAGCACGCTGTGATGGTCAAAGCCTTCGCCCTCGTCGCGGATGGTTACCTGGATCTCGCCGCTGGTGATCTCGGCGGTCACCCGGATCTGCTTGTCCTGGTCCCAGCGGTTCCCGTGCTCCATGGCGTTGGTCACCGCCTCCACCAGGGCCAGCTTCAGGTGGTTGTCCAGGTCCGGCCGGGCGAAGCCCACCGCCACCGCCGACAGGGCCAGCTGGTAGACCACCTCTTGCACGCACTCCGGACGGCTGGGGGCCTCCATGCGGGTCTGCTGCCAGATGGTGGGCAGGGCGCATCCCCGGGGCTGGATGCTGGCCAGGGACAGGCTCTGCTCCACCACGTGCTCCAGGGCGTCTAGGTCCAGGGGCTTGGCCAAAAAGTTCTCGGCTCCGGCCTTGAGGGCCTGCACCACGGTCTCGGCCTCGCCGTAGCCGCTGATCACCACCACCGGCAGGCGGGGGTTCAGGTCCTTGGCCGCCTTTAATAGCTGCAAGCCGTCGAGATACGGCATGCGCACGTCGGTGATGAGCAGGTCGAACTCGTGGGCGCGCAGGTGGTCCAAAGCCTGCTTGCCGTCGGCCGCCGCGACGACCCGGTAGCCCTTGTCCTCCAGGCAGCGGCGCAGGAGCTCGGTCATCAGCTTTTCGTCATCAGCCACCAGTATCCTGGCGTCGGCGGGCCGGTGAGTCGAGGAGTCGGATGGTTGAACTGAAGGTGGCTTCATTGGAAATCCATGACGATCAAAGCCATGTCGTCGCTGTGATCGCCCCGCGAGAAATTCTCCAGCTGCATTTGCAGCCGGTCCACGAAATCCTGGGGAGGCAGGTCTCTGGCCGCTTGGGCCATGCGTTCCAGGCCTCCTATGCCCAGGGGCCTTCCCTGGGCGTCCTCGGCCTCGGTGCACCCGTCGGTGTACAGGAGCAGGCGATAGCCGGGCCCCAGCTCGGTCCGGGTATCCTTAAAGCTTACCAAGGGCGGCTCTTGCGAGAAAACCCCCAGCAGAAAACCGGGGTTGCTCAGGCGCATCGCCGGCCCCGAGGGAGGCAGGCACAGGGGAGGGGGGTGCCCGGCCGAGCACCAGGTAAGGCGGCGGCCGGGGTGGTAGAGCCCCAAAAAGGCGGTGACGTAGCGGTCCTCCTCGGTGAGGCTCACTAGGTCCTGGTTCAAGGCGGCCAAAGCTTCCGCCGGGGAGTAGGTGCGCTCCAGGTAGCCGGGCAAAAGGGCCTTGAGAATGCTGGCGGTCATGGCCGAGGCCACGCCGTGGCCGGCTACGTCGGCCACCACCACGCCCAGGTCGCCGCTGGGCAGGGGGAAGAAATCGAAGTAGTCGCCGCCCAGTTCCTGGCAGGGTTTGAATAGCCAGGCCGCCTCCACCCCAGGGGCTTGCAGGGGGGCGGGGAGCAGGAAGTTCTGGTAGCGGGCGGCCATGGCCAGCTCCCGGCTCATGTGCTGGTTGGCCCGGCGCACCTGGGAAATCATGCGCCGCGCGTTCACCGCGTTGCGCACCTTCAGGGGCAATACCAGCTTCAGCTCGCGCCCCCTCAGCGGTTTGATGAAATAGTCGTAACAGTCCATGCTCAGGGCTTCGGAAAGCGAGTCCAGGTCGTCCAGGGAGCTGTTGACGATCACCGGAATGTCCCGGGCCACCTCATTTTCCAGGCGCCAGCGCAGGAAGGCAAAGCCGTCCATCACCGGCATCATCAGGTCCAGGAGGATCAGGTCCACCCCGGCCCCGGATTGTAGGGTGTCCACCGCCTGGCGGCCGTCTTCGCATTCGATGAAGTGGTAATCGCCCCGGGAGGTGAGGGCGGAGATCAACAGCTCCCGGTTCAGCCGGGAGTCGTCCACCACCATGATCGCCGCCTTGGGTTCCCAGTGGTCTTGCCGCCAATGATGACTCATTTGTCCGCTCCCGTGCGCGCCTGGCGCCACAGCCTTTCCATGATCGGGGCCAAGCGCTCCAGGGGCAACACCAGGTCGGCCGATCCCCCTTCCACCACCGCCCGGGCCATGCCGTAGATGACCGAGCTGGCTTCGTCCTGGGCCAGGATCAGAGACCCGGCCCGGCGCATCTCGGCGGCTCCCAGCGCGCCGTCGCTGCCC
This region of Desulfarculaceae bacterium genomic DNA includes:
- the hisD gene encoding histidinol dehydrogenase, with amino-acid sequence MQLKPEKLADLSPERLKNILVRSMQDVSDIYGSTKEILDDIRTRGDAVNVEHYLKLKDDLEAGDFLITPEETEAAYKVVDPKVVEHLKIAAANIQKFHTAQLDRPQWQMEVTPGIIAGRKNTPLDSAGCYVPGRRAAYPSSVLMTILPAVVAGVKRVAVCTPPDEGLTANPYTLVACDIAGVAEVYKLGGPWAVGALAYGTQTIPKVAKIVGPGNKYVTAAKMLVYGQVDIDSPAGPSEALILADKTARADFLALDFLSQVEHDPDAAAVMVTDDAELAQAVCDEMARLYPSMPRQEIMDQALRYCAVLVAEDMEAALEFTNQYAAEHLEVITADPFLTLQKIRHAGSIFMGPWAPVPVGDYASGTNHVLPTGQAALSFSGLSVDDFIKKPTYQYLTKEGLSALGETVITLAEAEGLPIHAMCIKKRLGLLD
- a CDS encoding NUDIX domain-containing protein, which produces MRLALTPVFTPRFCALCGGKLAVAGGLNPGGAPFYCTGCDAPVYEDPKVAVAVIVENGEGILLLRRAQRDQAHGKWILPGGHVDRGEVVTAAGVREVAEETGLEVELTRLVGVYSYEGNPWVLVVYAARPVGGEVVAGREALEIKVFAPGELPWDELGYVSTAHAIKDHLAAA
- a CDS encoding response regulator; amino-acid sequence: MADDEKLMTELLRRCLEDKGYRVVAAADGKQALDHLRAHEFDLLITDVRMPYLDGLQLLKAAKDLNPRLPVVVISGYGEAETVVQALKAGAENFLAKPLDLDALEHVVEQSLSLASIQPRGCALPTIWQQTRMEAPSRPECVQEVVYQLALSAVAVGFARPDLDNHLKLALVEAVTNAMEHGNRWDQDKQIRVTAEITSGEIQVTIRDEGEGFDHHSVLNPTANERLLSERGRGVFLIKSIMDQVIYNESGNEVTLIKRQEPVAGCD
- a CDS encoding fused response regulator/phosphatase; the protein is MSHHWRQDHWEPKAAIMVVDDSRLNRELLISALTSRGDYHFIECEDGRQAVDTLQSGAGVDLILLDLMMPVMDGFAFLRWRLENEVARDIPVIVNSSLDDLDSLSEALSMDCYDYFIKPLRGRELKLVLPLKVRNAVNARRMISQVRRANQHMSRELAMAARYQNFLLPAPLQAPGVEAAWLFKPCQELGGDYFDFFPLPSGDLGVVVADVAGHGVASAMTASILKALLPGYLERTYSPAEALAALNQDLVSLTEEDRYVTAFLGLYHPGRRLTWCSAGHPPPLCLPPSGPAMRLSNPGFLLGVFSQEPPLVSFKDTRTELGPGYRLLLYTDGCTEAEDAQGRPLGIGGLERMAQAARDLPPQDFVDRLQMQLENFSRGDHSDDMALIVMDFQ